TGAGTTCCATTCTCAAGAATATGCAAACCCAAGCTCGGGAAGCAAACTACGAGATAAACATGGAATCCACACACCACGGCCCCTCTGATATCAGGATCCCGATGGTCTATGCGGAGATCGGCAGTGGAGAAAAGCAGTGGTCTGATCCTGATGCAGGAGAGATAGTCGCAAGGTCGATCCTGGAAGCAGAAGAGATGGACTTACCTGTAGCCATTGGTTTTGGCGGAGGGCACTACGCGAGCCGGCAGACAAAACTTCTGCTTGAAGAAGATATCGCCTTTGGCCATAATTTCCCGGACTATCAGCTTGCAGACATTGATAAAGATCTTATTGAACAGGCTTTTCTTAAATCCGGAGCTGATTTTGCATATTTTGACAGAAAGTCAATGCCTTCCGCAGAAAGAGAAAGGATCCGGGAAATCATAGAAGAGCTTGGATATCCGATACTGCGTGAAGGAGACATTAAAGAACTTAAAGGCCTGGAATGGGACCGGTTCCTCCGCATAAGGTATATGGCAGAGAAGCTGTGCAGCGGAGGAAGATTCAGGATCACAGACAGGCTAAGGAGCCAATATCTAAATTCTGAAGGATGGGTTCAGGAAGGAAACAATTTAAAAGATAGTGAAATAAGCAGCAAACTTGTACAGGAAACTTTTAGCGCAGACAGGGGAAGCTTACTTAATACTTTGGAAGAGTTACCCCTTGTATATATCGAAAGAGATAACGGGACAATATCCAATCATATGATTATTCCGGCCGAACATGTCAAAATTACGATGCAGGATATCACAAATGAATGCATTAAAATACTAAAAGAGCATTATGAAGTTAAATATGCCCCACAGGAGAATCTGCTGTACATAGTTACCGAAAGATTCAGTCCCATGATGGCAAAAGACATGGGCATAAACCCCGGCCCGCTGTACGGTAAACTGGCAAATATGGAAACTGTTACAGTTAATGGAAAAACGATCAGGCCGGATATGGTCCATGAACGCAAGATCAAAGAAATCCCATTAACCAATTCACCAAATAACCCTACCCGGAGTTAAAGATACGATTTTCACTTGAGGGAAAAAAGATGAAATCCATAGTAGAAGAGGCACTGGCAAGATCTGAACAGGAGTCACAGCTTCGCAGTTCTGAGCCGGCTCAGCAAAATAAGAATATCAATGCAGAGCTGGAAGATCTGTTAAGTGAACTGCAGACAAACATTAAAGTAATAGGTTGCGGCGGCGGTGGATCAAACAGTACCCAGAGAATGGCCGACGAAGGAATCAAGGGTGCTGAGCTCGTTGCCCTTAACACCGATGCACAGCACCTTCTGAACATTAACGCTGACAGGAAGATACTCATCGGAAAGAAGAAGACAAGAGGACTCGGCGCAGGCAGTCTTCCACAGATAGGTGAGGACGCTGCTCTTGAAAGCGTAGACGACATTGCAGAGGCCGTAGCCGGCAGTGACATGGTCTTCATTACAGCAGGTCTGGGCGGAGGAACCGGAACCGGTTCCGCACCAGTGGTCGCTGAAGCTGCCAGGGATGCAGGCGCATTGACAATTGCCGTTGTAACACTTCCTTTCGGAGTGGAGGGCCATGTCAGGCGTACGAATGCCGAGGCAGGACTCGAAAGACTCAGAGAAGTAGCAGACACAGTAATTGTGGTTCCAAATGACAAGCTTCTTGAAGTTGTTCCAAGATTACCACTTCAGGCAGCATTCAAAGTGTCCGATGAAGTCCTTATGAGAGCAGTAAAAGGTATCACTGAGCTTATCACAAAACCAGGTCTTGTTAACCTTGACTTTGCCGATGTCAGAACAGTCATGCAGAATGGAGGCGTGGCAATGATCGGACTTGGCGAGGCAGACGGCGAGATGAAAGCAGTGGAATCCGTGCAGAAAGCACTT
The window above is part of the Methanolobus zinderi genome. Proteins encoded here:
- a CDS encoding D-aminoacyl-tRNA deacylase encodes the protein MKSKKINILCSTVDRAGQNIKEHLLLKGEWEKAKNLPEAWEELAGVYENKDYRIIEIDQHHIYQDRIDQKMKKYGFDTDLIIVASKHKSSDGRSVLTAHFTGNVKSADFGGKPYELSVASPGIMSSILKNMQTQAREANYEINMESTHHGPSDIRIPMVYAEIGSGEKQWSDPDAGEIVARSILEAEEMDLPVAIGFGGGHYASRQTKLLLEEDIAFGHNFPDYQLADIDKDLIEQAFLKSGADFAYFDRKSMPSAERERIREIIEELGYPILREGDIKELKGLEWDRFLRIRYMAEKLCSGGRFRITDRLRSQYLNSEGWVQEGNNLKDSEISSKLVQETFSADRGSLLNTLEELPLVYIERDNGTISNHMIIPAEHVKITMQDITNECIKILKEHYEVKYAPQENLLYIVTERFSPMMAKDMGINPGPLYGKLANMETVTVNGKTIRPDMVHERKIKEIPLTNSPNNPTRS
- the ftsZ gene encoding cell division protein FtsZ, which codes for MKSIVEEALARSEQESQLRSSEPAQQNKNINAELEDLLSELQTNIKVIGCGGGGSNSTQRMADEGIKGAELVALNTDAQHLLNINADRKILIGKKKTRGLGAGSLPQIGEDAALESVDDIAEAVAGSDMVFITAGLGGGTGTGSAPVVAEAARDAGALTIAVVTLPFGVEGHVRRTNAEAGLERLREVADTVIVVPNDKLLEVVPRLPLQAAFKVSDEVLMRAVKGITELITKPGLVNLDFADVRTVMQNGGVAMIGLGEADGEMKAVESVQKALRSPLLDVDISGATSALVNVVGGADMTIAEAESVVQEVYSRIDPDARLIWGAQIDNSLEQTVRTMIVVTGVKSPQIYGHGGAKNVTRRYGIDFVK